In Natronococcus occultus SP4, the following proteins share a genomic window:
- the thpR gene encoding RNA 2',3'-cyclic phosphodiesterase — translation MRLFVSVDLPDDLAAPVADLQAEFAEASGLNFTDPDQAHLTLKFLGEVAEDRVPTLSRELRAAVDEADVSPFTVRFDGLGVFPDLEYISVVWFGTEAGGAELTRLHEAIEQRTTAMGFDEESHDFTPHVTLARMEHAGGKELVQELVSERDPTIGEMRVDEVRLTESTLTEGGPEYATVERFPLE, via the coding sequence ATGCGACTGTTCGTCAGCGTCGATCTCCCGGACGACCTCGCGGCACCGGTCGCCGACCTCCAGGCGGAGTTCGCCGAGGCGAGCGGACTGAACTTCACCGACCCCGACCAGGCCCACCTCACGCTGAAGTTCCTCGGCGAAGTCGCGGAGGACCGCGTCCCCACGCTCTCGCGGGAGCTGCGGGCCGCAGTCGACGAGGCCGACGTCTCCCCCTTTACCGTTCGGTTCGACGGGCTCGGCGTCTTCCCCGATCTCGAGTACATCAGCGTCGTCTGGTTCGGTACCGAGGCCGGCGGGGCGGAGCTCACCCGACTCCACGAGGCGATCGAACAGCGAACGACGGCGATGGGGTTCGACGAGGAGTCCCACGACTTCACGCCCCACGTCACCCTCGCGCGGATGGAACACGCCGGCGGCAAGGAGCTGGTCCAGGAGCTCGTCAGCGAGCGCGACCCGACGATCGGCGAGATGCGCGTCGACGAGGTCCGGCTCACCGAAAGTACCCTGACCGAGGGCGGCCCCGAGTACGCGACCGTCGAGCGGTTTCCCCTCGAGTGA
- a CDS encoding 50S ribosomal protein L39e, which translates to MGKKSKGQKKRLAKLENQNSRVPVWVMMKTDMEVTRNPKRRNWRRNDTDE; encoded by the coding sequence ATGGGTAAGAAATCGAAGGGCCAGAAGAAACGCCTCGCCAAGCTCGAGAACCAGAACAGCCGCGTGCCGGTCTGGGTCATGATGAAGACCGACATGGAAGTCACCCGGAACCCGAAGCGACGCAACTGGCGGCGCAACGACACTGACGAGTAA
- a CDS encoding translation initiation factor IF-6: protein MQRLAFAGSAYVGVFARATDSCVLVRPDVDDDTVADLTDELEVPAVQTTVGGSSTVGVLATGNENGLLVSSRILEYERDRLEDEIELPVAELPGNLNAAGNVVLANDHGAYVHPDLTREAIQVVKDTLEVPVERGDLAGVRTVGTAAVATNSGVLCHPKATDEELDVLEDVLDVRADVGTVNYGAPLVGSGLLANEAGYVVGEETTGPELGRIEDALGYLD from the coding sequence TTGCAACGACTCGCCTTCGCCGGATCGGCCTACGTCGGGGTCTTCGCCCGCGCGACCGACTCCTGTGTCCTCGTTCGCCCCGACGTCGACGACGACACCGTCGCCGACCTGACCGACGAGCTCGAGGTCCCGGCGGTCCAGACGACCGTCGGCGGCTCCTCGACGGTCGGCGTCCTCGCGACGGGCAACGAGAACGGGCTGCTGGTCAGCTCGCGGATCCTGGAGTACGAGCGCGACCGGCTCGAGGACGAGATCGAGCTCCCCGTCGCCGAGCTGCCGGGTAACCTCAACGCAGCCGGGAACGTCGTGCTTGCCAACGACCACGGCGCCTACGTCCACCCGGATCTGACCCGGGAGGCGATCCAGGTCGTCAAAGACACCCTCGAGGTCCCCGTCGAGCGGGGCGACCTCGCCGGCGTGCGAACCGTCGGGACCGCCGCCGTCGCGACCAACAGCGGGGTGCTCTGTCACCCCAAGGCGACCGACGAGGAGCTCGACGTCCTCGAGGACGTCCTCGACGTCCGGGCCGACGTCGGCACCGTCAACTACGGCGCGCCGCTGGTCGGCTCGGGACTGCTGGCCAACGAGGCCGGCTACGTCGTCGGCGAGGAGACGACCGG
- a CDS encoding 50S ribosomal protein L31e: MSASDFEERVVTVPLRDVKKGANHEAADLAMRLVREHLAKHFAVDEDAIRLDPSINEEVWSRGRSNPPRKLRVRAARFDEEGEAVVEAEVAE, encoded by the coding sequence ATGAGTGCAAGCGATTTCGAGGAGCGGGTCGTCACCGTCCCGCTGCGTGACGTCAAGAAGGGCGCCAACCACGAGGCCGCGGACCTGGCGATGCGACTGGTCCGAGAGCACCTCGCGAAGCACTTCGCGGTCGACGAGGACGCCATCCGACTGGATCCCTCGATCAACGAGGAGGTGTGGTCGCGCGGTCGATCGAACCCGCCACGGAAGCTCCGCGTCCGTGCGGCTCGCTTCGACGAGGAGGGCGAAGCGGTCGTTGAAGCCGAGGTCGCCGAGTAA